The following nucleotide sequence is from Trifolium pratense cultivar HEN17-A07 linkage group LG2, ARS_RC_1.1, whole genome shotgun sequence.
GTGGGAGACATGTTTATatataggagaatgttaacatgtacaCTAaaagcacatgttaaggaagcaaaaatagaaagtattaaatgttgaagcattaaattttaacttttcaagcattaaatttttgtatcattaaaagttaaatttttatattaaggtaccttaacatgtgccctatatgcacatgttaacaatacTCTTATATATATTGcaaagaggagtgctagcaacacactctttaacaaacacactctattctattggttaaaatttatatgagtctcataaaagttatatgggtccacatttttttatggaactcatgtgaatttcaaccaataaaaaaaagtgtgttgAAGTATGTtcgttaaagagtgtgttgctaacaTTATTCATATTGCAAAatcactttaattaattatgctTTCTAGTGGGAGACATCTTTCTTTAGATGGAAAATATCACGTTAATTAAATTATCTTTCTTTAAAGTTCAAATTGAATTATACTAGTAGATTACCATGGTCCCCTCATCTTTAAATCTTGAgagtttaataaaaatataatttaaatcataaaataagatattgaaGGCACTAGTATCTAATTGAGAGGGGAAATCTCAACTTGTGTACTCCACGGATTTCTCGATAAAATTTAGTAATCACTAGCTGCGGTGAAAATGTGCGACGATAGTTAAAGGAACACGTTTGCCGACAGTTAGAAGCAAATActgtttcaagtttcaacagAACACGTATTCCCCACTCTATTGTATTATTTATGTCTGAATCGATAAGGTAGACCCACATTAAAATCTTCAACCACAATTTTCATAGATATTTTACATTATAAAAATCACCACTAAgattataaataattgaatcGAACAACCCTGTTCAATCATCtcataacttaaaaaaaaaacatcaacaaaaaaacaatggCAGCAAGCGGAGAAGAGAAGAAGATTTCAACAAGTGAGCTTGCAGCAAGTGCAAAGATTGTAGCAGAAGCAGCACAATCAGGTTTCGGGAAAGATGTTGACAAAGACAAGACAGCAGAGGCTGCAGGTGATCTTCTAGATGCAGTTGGTCAGTATGCTAAATTGGATGATCAGAAGGGATTAGGACAGTATGTTGATAAGGCTGCTGATTATCTGCATAAATATGAGGGTGATACTCCACCAGCTTCCAAACCAGATAAGCCCAAAGTTGATGCTGCTGCTGCTAAGTCTGAAGATGGAGGGTCAGGTGGTGGACTAGGTGGAGATTTTGCCAAGGTTGCTGGAGGTTTctttaaatgaaaattattaaCTGATTTGGATTTAGCTTGTTAATTGTGTCTTGATTATTATCACTTTATGTATTGtttttatcttatcttataatgaatataggataggataggatatgtatgatgtagtattgtgttgtgtgatgatGGATATGTATTGCACCGTAGCAGAGTTGTGTTGTCCACTTTTGAACCAAGATCTCATGCCCCTGTTTGTTCATGTTTTTATTCCCAATTCAGATGCTATATACATGTTGTGAATTTTATGTAGAAATCATCACAAGATAGAATTATTGTTAATGTTTGAACAAAGATTGAGGGAAGAATTAAGATCAAAACAAGAATTTGGGTATTTCAGCTTTGAGTAAGAAACTCTTTAATTTGGTAGGAATATCGCACTATATGCAGGAatccgggacactccacttattcattttaaggtggattttctagccactagactacttgacaaaaaaataataattgacattATAATTAACTCTCTCAACTAGAAAATAGTTAGTtataaactaactaactaactaaaatTAAGTTAATAATTGAAGTTCAATATGCCACAAATATCCACACTAGTATAAAAACATAGAGTTACGATAGAAATTACACAACTTCCACCAAAGGACTCCTTGTAACTCCAAGGCAAAGTGGACAACTCAGTACCTTCCCATGGCAAGTAGCCACAAAAACTAATAGAAATAGTAAACTAAACTAAGAAGAAGtgaaaataaacaaagaaactttatttataattgtaaACTATTTGCAAGAGTGGAACTTAATACTACAAGAGAGTTGATATCCTATCCTATTTATAGTCTAAAGGACTTAAATTTTATACTCCTTATCCTTAATGGCTATTGGAGTTTCATTACATATAATGAGTattaaaaagaaggaaaatgctATGTATAGCGAAAATTAGATCACGAAATCATCCCGAATGACCTGTCAACAGAAGTGTCCCCACTATtcgatctctctctctcttcttcttttttttttctttcaaattttttttaataagctttTCTTTGGATGCGGTGATTTTGTGGAACTTGTTGGAGAAGTGAGACTAATTAACCGACAAAAGCTGAGAAGAGAAACCATGTGAACCATTGAATAGAATTGAATCAAGAGATACTCCAGATGGTTGAGGATGATAGTCTAGAGATGGAAACGAAGTGAACCATTGAATAGAATTGAATAATGTTTGCCGTTTCGATCGCCATGGTTGCCACCGGCGATGAACCTGCTAATGACACAAGAATTCCATTCCTTCCACGAGCACAAAGATTACCCATACTATCACTGTTCTGCTAGTTTCCCTTTTCTTTTGCCAAATTTTGCTCTAATTACATTTGCTTCCCACTTCCACAATATCCTATTGTAAATGAAAAATAGCGTACACAACTCATAGTCATCTAAACTTGGTaaagttgagtttgagcacAAGAAATTTCATGACCCATCTACAAGCTAAGAACGGTACAACAAATACAAACATGATGTGCGCTGAAAGCAACTAGTTCAAAAGCAATCTTGTGCTAAAAAACAGAGCTTCACACATGAAAAAACAGAGGAATAATAGCTTGTAAACATTGGCAGGTATCTAATTTCTATTTAGGCTAAAAATTAGCTGGTATTGTAGTTTAGCAGTGGCAACATGGATCCACACTTGTTAAAATAAGAGGTCCACACTTGTCAAAGAAAAAAGAGGTTCACGTTCTCAAATTAAAAGCATGTCCACGTTCTATGAAAAGAGAGGAAGGTCACGCGCTTCGTGAAAATTTCGGGAAAATAATTTCGGGACATATAGCAGCGctctaaaaagaaaaataggagaatgttaacttgtgcccttaaggcacatgttaaggaagcaaaaatagaaattattaaatgctaatttgtgcattttgacttttgaagcattaaatttcttgtatcattcaatgttgaatttctattttggtatatcttaacatgtgtcctaagggcacatgttaacaagacccagaAAAATAAAAGGTCAAAAACTGATTTTTCACTTTAAATATGGAGGGAAGTTAACTAAAGTGGTTATACAATCTATCAATATTtcacaaaatattttacatAAGAATATAACATGATTATATTAGCACAAGTGgttacaaaataataatacttcATCCGGTCATATATATAAGAAGATGTTGACTTTTTAAAgacattgtaaaattgatgtatttagactataataacgtatctagacaatattatagtctagatacatcaattctacaatgtatttaaaaagtcaacatcttatatataagaccagagggagtatgaaacttaatatttatcaatgatatatttttatcaatatttCAGTTTCATAATTAACTACGTATTCTCCATTTAGAATTATGAAGATTATTACATTTTTACTTaatagttttataaaataaaatccctTTATCACAAATAAAACtcccaaaataatttttataatcaaaGTAACCttcacaaaaatatttgatgattatataaaataaatgaaattatttgtttacttattttcattattttcttttcctttcagTTTCTTTCTAATCCAAACAAAATACTAGTATTTAGTTAAACCACTATGATTGTTCCAGTGGTAAGTGATTTATGTAGTATACATGAGATTCTAAGTTCAATGTCATGGACAACAtcgtaaataaaaaaaaaaagtttagttgtatttttaattttgagatAATCTATTACCAAAATGAGAAAATTAAAAGAGTGGTAGTGAACACTGTTTGCTGCCGACATAAGAAGCAAAAAGTGTTTCAAAGGATACGTATAAGATACGTATTCCCTAGGACTGTATATTATTCGTGTCTGAAACGATAGGGTAGAGGTAGGCCCACATTAACCTTCAACCACAATTTCCATAGATATTTTTCCTTTGCCTAAAATCAAACCTCACCTTCAGATTATTATATATAAGTCTAACACTTGCAGAACCTATTGTTATTCATTACTTAAAAAAACACAGCAAAGAAATTACAATGGCAGGTAGCGGAGAAAAGTTTAGGGCAAAGGTGGCAACAGAGTCAGCACAGAAAAGTTTAGGGCAACAAGGTGAGAAGGTGACAACTGCTGCAGGGGAAGTTAAGAAGAACGTGGTTGAGTATGTTGACAAGGCTGCTGATCATGTTCATTCCAAACCAGAGGAGCCCCCCAaagcaaaagaagaagaaggtgTGATTGGTAGTATCAAAAAGACTGTTGGagacttatttaaataaacaaCATTTATCACTCATCATCATTTAATTAGGATATCTTAAGgtgattaattaataattaaggaCACTAAATTTGCCACCATCCCTTTTAAGATTGTTGTGTATGTTGTTAACTCATCCCTTAAAGCAGTACTAAGTTACCACTGTCTGATAATGGATCGAATATGTAAGGTAAGGTTCCACTTTTCAGTTTGAACCAACATCCTGCCCTGTTTGTTTCTGGTTTTATTCCTAATTCTATTGCATATAttttattggaaaatgtttcTTTGACACTATATCCATTCAAAATTTAAGAGATAAAAAACCAATAGAGATACTAATATGGTGTTGATGTCATCAAGCTTTTAAATTGCAGTCTGCATCCGCAGTTAAGGCCGTAGTATTGCTAATACAGTAGACTCGTAATTTTAATTCACGTTTATGGCCGTAACGTAACTGAATCAAACGATTTCGTTCATGTTTGTTCGAATTTTCTCAccgaaaaacaaaattatgaacCTCAAATActaatctgcaacaaatctaataaaaaattttacttttaacaatctcttAACCGTATATTTTAAGTATATTCGAATTAATcttatggaataaactaagactcTATAGTGGCATAGTGGTCTTATTTTATATAGTacgtgaaatttcaaaattattacaCGCCGGAACAATCGCATTGTGTGTTGCAGCAACTGCAATGAAAAACCATGGATGTGATAGGAAGAGATATTGAGAAAATTAAGAGGCCAAACTTTAAGAAATGGGTAACAATAAGATATCactagtactactactactaccagATGCCATCCCGAAGTTGTTTGAGGAAATCGAAACCCTCAAGTTTATCATCTTTGAACTGAGTTCTCGCAATCCATTAACCAAATCAAGGTCTCAGATTGtgaaatttgatgacaaatagAAACAGACTCCAAATCATGTCCTTGGCCAAGGAATTTGAAGACTGATTCTTAACATCCTTGAGGAAAATCTTTCACTGCCATATTGATCTTGCaagtagaaagaaagaagactGCTAGCAAAAGAATAAAAGTGGAACAAGAAACAAATTAAAGTTATTGTTAAGAATTAAGATGTAAGTGATTGTTAGGAGTTAGGACCCAATAGGAGGTGTTCAAGAAATTATAGGGTGTCTAAGTAATAGATATTATATTAGTAATATATGATAAAtattattcaataattttttttgttaagtaatttagtaattaaaattttcagCTTTAAGGCAGATAAGTAGGGTGTCTAAGATAACTCCGGCCTCgacatatataatgtaaattCCTATTAATTCAATAATATCTCTTGGAATATTTTATTGGTAGGATATAATAAAGATATTATCTAATTCTATTTGTTTGGTAGTATATTAGAATAATATCTTCTTAGCAaagatattatttaattttattttcttagtaGTCATTAAAAATATGGTTTAGGGTCTGAGAGGTAGGAATGAGAAAGTTTTAGAGTTTTGCTTTGGAGTAGTTATAGAAAGTATAACTAGTAACTACTATTACAattatattatgaataaaatactGTTCTATAGGCTTGAACTTCATTTGTGTAATCAACTTACTTACAAGCAATTTGTAACACACAAAACTTTGtaattcaaagtattaaatggtgTTCGAATTCTTCAGGGACTAAGGTTATTCAGCTGCCTGGAGAAGTTAATCAGTGACCATTGTCATTGAGTTGTTGTAATCAAGATTATTAATTAGTGGATTAAGCCCTTGGTGATAAGGGAAACTCACTCTCATGAGTGGATTGGAGTAGTTTCGGGAAACCAATATTAAAATCCctctttcttttgttgttcttgtttatTCTGGTCTTTATAGTcgtaaaaagtcttttaaacTAGAAACTCAATTCAAACTGcctctttttttatttggcGTTCCTtgtacttttttcttcttcttactattaatattattacGAGCAACCCACTTAGgattggtcgagtggtgttggcttgagcCATTGGAGTGTGACACTAATTTTTCGCCATTTATCATTTTCAATCTAATACTGTAATTTACATCTGTAAATCCTTCATTCGCATAAGTCTCATATAACActtcatttttctttaaaaaattgaaacaccTCCAACAATAAAGtgataaaattaacaaataatttatattcTTTAAACTGATGATtatataagaaacaaattatAAAGGTACAATAGACCT
It contains:
- the LOC123908028 gene encoding nodulin-related protein 2-like, whose translation is MAASGEEKKISTSELAASAKIVAEAAQSGFGKDVDKDKTAEAAGDLLDAVGQYAKLDDQKGLGQYVDKAADYLHKYEGDTPPASKPDKPKVDAAAAKSEDGGSGGGLGGDFAKVAGGFFK